From the Methanocaldococcus fervens AG86 genome, the window TCGCTTATCCCCTCTCCCCTTTATCACTCCAAAAAACGACTTTCTACCGTTATTCTCAATAACATAAGTCTGCTTAATCCTGCCATTTTCTTGCTTACTAAATGCCAATATTTGCATATTCCCACCTAAGGATTTATTAAGGCAAAATATTTAAGAGTAGAAAATTAGAAAAACAAAAAGTGCTTAGGCAGTTATCTCTGCAACTGATACTCCATAAATCTCCTCAATCAACGCAGCTAAATACCCATTATCTTCTATAGCTTCGATTATATCCTCCTTCTTTATGGTTTTCCTTCCTGATTTTTGTGCATTCATTCTTGCTTTAACTAAAATCTCAACCAAAATCTTTTGCAAGTGGTTGTTAAGTTCCTCAACAGCATCATTAGAAATCCTAAAATCATAACCACTCTCAGGATAATTATCAGCAATATTTTTCATAACCCTCTTCAAAGTTGCCTTAGGAATCATACTCTCACCTCATGCTTTTCTTTAATTCTACTTACAAAACCAGCCCTCAAATCAATAATCTTATTAGGAAAATCAGCAATCATCTTAACAATCCAATCCGCAACCTCTTCAGCATCTCCTTTAGCCTTTATTTTAACCTCTCCACCACTGTATTTGATTATAATAAGATTTCCAAAACTCGAAATCTCCTTAATCTCATTAACATTAATCCTCTTAGTTTCACTGCCCTTTTTAACAACCAAAAACTTCATAATCAACCCTCCACCTCTTTTTATAAACAATAAATAATGGGGCTTCATCCCGCCCCGTCTTTTTTAAAAAAAATTATTAGATGTGGGGGAGGGGTTTAGTGTTTCGGGGCTTACATCCCACCCAAGGGGTCCCAGCAGATAAAGCTGGTTATCCTCAGGTGGTCATTTAATACTTACAATTTAATAGTTGTAAGCTTACAATTATAAAATTGTAATATAAATATAAAAACCTTTCTCTCTAAATTTGTTAATTGATGATATTAAAAAAGTTAATAACCATAATCAAAAAATAGCAAAACAATCATCATAAAAATTATAAAATAAACCTGGGATGATTATGGATGAAAAACGGAAGCTTTTATTTGACAAAATAGCTAATGCTGGAATAGTTTTTGTAGGATACGAATTTTTATTTATGTTGTATGTCATCCTAAATACTGCATCTGGAATGATGACCTTGCACATGGGAGTTGTGCTATTTATTGGAGATGCCATTGCAATACTAATAACAATCTGGCTATTATGTGCAATATTGTATGACATCTATAAAAAGCTTTAATTAGTTTCTAATGCTTTTTTACCTCCTAATTTGAAATACCACACATACAACCCCAATGATAATAAAACAATCAATCCCAAAGAAGCCAAACCCATAAGTGTAACTATAGTTTGATTATCCATAAACATCAACCTCTTTTTTGCTACTATAATCTTATATTGAAAGTTGATTTTATATATTTTGGAAACCTTCTCCTAAATTTGTTAATGGCAGATATTATAAAAGTTAATAACAAATAATGACATTATTAAATTTTTTCTATTGGACTCAAAAGCAACATATTTATATAGAAGTTAAACCCATAAAGACATTTAAAAACAGCAATCTCTGTTTTTATCTGAGGGAACTCGT encodes:
- a CDS encoding histone family protein, whose protein sequence is MIPKATLKRVMKNIADNYPESGYDFRISNDAVEELNNHLQKILVEILVKARMNAQKSGRKTIKKEDIIEAIEDNGYLAALIEEIYGVSVAEITA